Proteins encoded in a region of the Dendropsophus ebraccatus isolate aDenEbr1 chromosome 11, aDenEbr1.pat, whole genome shotgun sequence genome:
- the LOC138768198 gene encoding beta-1,4-galactosyltransferase 3-like isoform X1, translating into MGAMFLTRTDRPCFFMCLAVSQLLFILLLYRRGASSVFQGIFGSYLGWDYSRTQDVYTNLSLFIPDPEAVRTQFCPARSPILVCCPFSVVREDLSLVTPRSGQNIGSVMSVCRRLSTLYMKVGPLTITFNKPPSLKKIQQKNRYVTSGGYFSPRHCFGRYRTAVIIPHRSRESHLRSLLYYLHPFLQRQQLHYAIFVVHQAGNATFNRAKLLNIGVREALRYDDWDCLILHDVDLVPENDYNLYICDDYYPKHLSSAMDKFQYSLPYWGYFGGVSALTPDQFMKINGFPNTYWGWGGEDDDIAMRIRLSGMSITRSPLSLGRYKMIPHDRDSGNEENSHRYTLLRNTKKNWKDDGMNSLDFHLLSREKTPLYTNLTVDIGEAPEMPTEASKWRLF; encoded by the exons ATGGGCGCCATGTTCCTGACCCGGACAGACAGGCCGTGCTTCTTCATGTGCCTGGCCGTCTCTCAGCTGCTGTTTATTCTGCTGCTCTATCGCCGCGGAGCCTCCAGCGTGTTTCAGGGGATATTCGGATCCTACTTGGGGTGGGATTATTCCAGAACACAAGACGTCTACACCAACCTGAGCTTATTCATCCCGGACCCGGAGGCGGTGAGGACCCAGTTCTGCCCCGCCAGGTCTCCCATTCTAG TCTGCTGTCCATTTTCTGTTGTTAGGGAAGATTTGTCTCTAGTAACAcctagatcaggacagaacataGGAAGTGTTATGTCTGTCTGCAGAAGATTATCCACCTTGTACATGAAAG TTGGTCCTCTAACCATAACGTTCAATAAGCCGCCGAGTCTGAAGAAGATCCAGCAGAAGAACCGCTATGTGACCTCTGGAGGATACTTCAGCCCCCGGCACTGCTTCGGGAGGTACAGGACGGCAGTGATTATACCGCACAGGAGCAGAGAGTCCCACCTCCGCTCCCTACTCTACTACCTGCACCCCTTCCTGCAGCGCCAGCAGCTGCACTACGCCATATTCGTGGTCCATCAG GCCGGGAACGCAACGTTTAACCGGGCCAAGCTGCTGAACATCGGGGTGAGAGAGGCGCTGCGCTACGACGACTGGGACTGCTTAATCCTGCACGACGTGGACCTCGTACCGGAGAACGACTACAACCTGTACATATGTGACGACTACTACCCCAAGCATCTCTCCAGCGCCATGGACAAGTTCCAGTACAG TCTGCCATATTGGGGCTATTTTGGAGGAGTATCTGCGCTGACACCGGATCAGTTCATGAAGATCAATGGATTCCCCAACACATACTGGGGCTGGGGCGGAGAGGATGACGACATCGCCATGAG GATTCGCCTCTCAGGGATGAGTATCACCCGGTCGCCATTGAGCCTTGGACGATATAAAATGATCCCACATGACCGGGACTCCGGCAATGAAGAAAACTCTCACAG ATATACTCTGCTacgaaacacaaaaaaaaactggaaagacGACGGGATGAATTCCCTAGATTTCCATCTACTTTCCAGGGAGAAGACTCCGCTTTACACCAACCTGACGGTGGACATCGGTGAAGCTCCGGAGATGCCGACTGAAGCCAGCAAGTGGAGGCTGTTTTAG
- the LOC138768198 gene encoding beta-1,4-galactosyltransferase 3-like isoform X2, which yields MGAMFLTRTDRPCFFMCLAVSQLLFILLLYRRGASSVFQGIFGSYLGWDYSRTQDVYTNLSLFIPDPEAVRTQFCPARSPILVGPLTITFNKPPSLKKIQQKNRYVTSGGYFSPRHCFGRYRTAVIIPHRSRESHLRSLLYYLHPFLQRQQLHYAIFVVHQAGNATFNRAKLLNIGVREALRYDDWDCLILHDVDLVPENDYNLYICDDYYPKHLSSAMDKFQYSLPYWGYFGGVSALTPDQFMKINGFPNTYWGWGGEDDDIAMRIRLSGMSITRSPLSLGRYKMIPHDRDSGNEENSHRYTLLRNTKKNWKDDGMNSLDFHLLSREKTPLYTNLTVDIGEAPEMPTEASKWRLF from the exons ATGGGCGCCATGTTCCTGACCCGGACAGACAGGCCGTGCTTCTTCATGTGCCTGGCCGTCTCTCAGCTGCTGTTTATTCTGCTGCTCTATCGCCGCGGAGCCTCCAGCGTGTTTCAGGGGATATTCGGATCCTACTTGGGGTGGGATTATTCCAGAACACAAGACGTCTACACCAACCTGAGCTTATTCATCCCGGACCCGGAGGCGGTGAGGACCCAGTTCTGCCCCGCCAGGTCTCCCATTCTAG TTGGTCCTCTAACCATAACGTTCAATAAGCCGCCGAGTCTGAAGAAGATCCAGCAGAAGAACCGCTATGTGACCTCTGGAGGATACTTCAGCCCCCGGCACTGCTTCGGGAGGTACAGGACGGCAGTGATTATACCGCACAGGAGCAGAGAGTCCCACCTCCGCTCCCTACTCTACTACCTGCACCCCTTCCTGCAGCGCCAGCAGCTGCACTACGCCATATTCGTGGTCCATCAG GCCGGGAACGCAACGTTTAACCGGGCCAAGCTGCTGAACATCGGGGTGAGAGAGGCGCTGCGCTACGACGACTGGGACTGCTTAATCCTGCACGACGTGGACCTCGTACCGGAGAACGACTACAACCTGTACATATGTGACGACTACTACCCCAAGCATCTCTCCAGCGCCATGGACAAGTTCCAGTACAG TCTGCCATATTGGGGCTATTTTGGAGGAGTATCTGCGCTGACACCGGATCAGTTCATGAAGATCAATGGATTCCCCAACACATACTGGGGCTGGGGCGGAGAGGATGACGACATCGCCATGAG GATTCGCCTCTCAGGGATGAGTATCACCCGGTCGCCATTGAGCCTTGGACGATATAAAATGATCCCACATGACCGGGACTCCGGCAATGAAGAAAACTCTCACAG ATATACTCTGCTacgaaacacaaaaaaaaactggaaagacGACGGGATGAATTCCCTAGATTTCCATCTACTTTCCAGGGAGAAGACTCCGCTTTACACCAACCTGACGGTGGACATCGGTGAAGCTCCGGAGATGCCGACTGAAGCCAGCAAGTGGAGGCTGTTTTAG